A genomic window from Dechloromonas sp. A34 includes:
- a CDS encoding DMT family transporter — protein sequence MTHRRAVALMVLVTLLWSVAGVVTRHLDAARSFEVTFWRSAFNALALVVALGWLRGPALWSGLVHGGRAVWISGVCWAVMYTAFMVALTLTSVANVLVTMALSPVLTALFSRLFLGHVLPLRSWLAIVVAGGGIAWMFGTQAGEGASLLGSLVAFAVPLAGAINLTVLQHAGADPTKTQDMLPAVLIGALLSACATLPLAWPFEASSHDLGLLALLGMVQLAVPCLLMVRLSRELPAPEIALLALLEVVFGVAWAWLGAGEQPSASVLLGGGLVLLALVANESLALRQTRQAGCALTAAQRGD from the coding sequence ATGACCCATCGGCGCGCCGTGGCACTGATGGTGCTGGTGACGCTGCTGTGGAGCGTGGCGGGGGTGGTCACGCGGCATCTCGATGCGGCGCGCAGCTTCGAGGTCACCTTCTGGCGCAGCGCCTTCAATGCCCTGGCGCTGGTCGTCGCCCTCGGCTGGCTGCGCGGTCCCGCCCTGTGGTCGGGGCTGGTCCATGGCGGGCGGGCAGTCTGGATCTCCGGGGTCTGCTGGGCGGTGATGTACACCGCTTTCATGGTGGCGCTGACCCTGACCTCGGTGGCCAACGTGCTGGTCACCATGGCGCTCAGTCCGGTGCTGACCGCCTTGTTTTCGCGGCTATTTCTCGGTCACGTTCTTCCGCTCCGCAGCTGGCTGGCGATTGTCGTGGCGGGAGGCGGTATCGCCTGGATGTTTGGCACCCAGGCCGGCGAGGGGGCTTCGCTGCTCGGCTCGCTGGTCGCCTTTGCCGTGCCGCTGGCCGGGGCGATCAATCTGACCGTCCTGCAACATGCCGGTGCGGATCCGACGAAGACGCAGGACATGCTGCCCGCGGTGCTGATCGGCGCTCTGTTGTCGGCCTGCGCAACCCTGCCCCTGGCCTGGCCATTTGAGGCTTCCAGCCATGATCTGGGTCTGCTCGCGCTGCTCGGCATGGTGCAACTGGCGGTTCCTTGTCTGTTGATGGTGCGCCTGAGCCGCGAACTGCCGGCCCCGGAAATCGCGCTGCTCGCCCTGCTCGAGGTGGTTTTCGGGGTGGCCTGGGCCTGGCTGGGAGCCGGCGAGCAACCGTCGGCCAGCGTGCTGCTCGGCGGTGGCCTGGTTCTGCTCGCCCTGGTCGCCAACGAAAGTCTGGCCCTGCGCCAGACGCGCCAGGCCGGATGCGCCCTAACGGCCGCGCAGCGCGGCGATTGA
- the rlmB gene encoding 23S rRNA (guanosine(2251)-2'-O)-methyltransferase RlmB produces the protein MSSRLIYGFHAVTAKLRHDPAALKEIFVDASRQDTRARDLLAHAELQGIKILASDGKRLDAMAPGAKHQGVIARVEGGRKLAHLDDVLDTLEEPAFLLVLDGITDPRNLGACLRVADAVGVHAVIAPKDRAAGLTDVAMKTASGAAETVPYVMVTNLARTLRELQEREIWVIGTAGEAERDLYAAEWPVATAWVLGAEGEGMRRLTRETCDQLVSIPMHGSVESLNVSVAAGVCLYEARRRRA, from the coding sequence ATGTCGTCCCGCCTGATTTACGGCTTCCATGCCGTCACCGCCAAGTTGCGCCATGATCCCGCTGCGCTTAAGGAAATTTTTGTCGATGCCTCCCGCCAGGATACGCGCGCCCGCGATCTGCTCGCCCATGCCGAGTTGCAAGGCATCAAGATTCTGGCCAGCGACGGCAAGCGGCTGGATGCCATGGCGCCGGGTGCCAAGCACCAGGGCGTTATCGCTCGCGTCGAGGGCGGGCGCAAGCTGGCCCATCTCGACGACGTTCTCGATACGCTGGAAGAACCAGCCTTTCTGCTTGTGCTCGACGGTATTACTGATCCGCGCAATCTCGGTGCCTGCCTGCGCGTCGCCGATGCCGTCGGCGTCCATGCCGTGATCGCGCCGAAGGACCGGGCCGCCGGCTTGACGGATGTGGCAATGAAAACCGCCAGCGGTGCCGCCGAGACCGTGCCCTACGTGATGGTGACCAACCTGGCGCGGACCCTGCGCGAGTTGCAGGAGCGCGAGATCTGGGTAATCGGTACAGCCGGCGAAGCCGAGCGCGATCTCTATGCTGCCGAGTGGCCGGTCGCCACGGCCTGGGTGCTGGGCGCCGAAGGCGAGGGCATGCGCCGGCTGACGCGGGAAACCTGCGACCAGTTGGTGAGCATCCCGATGCATGGCTCGGTAGAGAGCCTGAACGTTTCGGTGGCGGCCGGCGTCTGTCTTTACGAAGCGCGTCGCCGTCGCGCCTGA
- the rnr gene encoding ribonuclease R: MSIKKLSKIRRADPFFERESLRYEQPLPSREYVSQVLTDEARPLGLVELIELLDISESEREMFQRRLGAMEREGQLLRNRKGAYILPERASLTAGRIQGHPDGYGFLVPDDGSPDIFLDQRQMGKVLHGDRALVRIMGLDRKGRPEGSIVEVTERVNSKVVGRVFVEHGVVFVVPENRRIAQDILVPPEKKAKTKPESGQVVMVEIIEQPSKFSQPIGRIIEVLGNYADPGMEIEIALRKHDLPFEFSKKALEENKALPDKVKKADLAGREDLRELPLVTIDGETARDFDDAVYCEKKGRGWRLVVAIADVSHYVRPGMALDKEALERGNSVYFPRRVIPMLPEKLSNGICSLNPDVERMAMVCDMAISAAGKIGEYRFYPAVFRSHARLTYNLVWSWLSGEAKPESDIHKALQPHLKNLYKLFQALHKARSTRGAIDFETTETQMLFNAEGKIENIVPVVRNDAHRVIEECMLAANVCASDFLAAHKQTCLYRVHAAPSDEKLTNLRAFLGEFGMALGGGDDPRAKDYAVLLEKIKLRPDFQLLQTVMLRSLKQAMYSPDNVGHFGLAYEHYTHFTSPIRRYPDLLVHRAIKAVLAKETYTPTSSWDDIGLQCSSTERRADEATRDVENWLKCFFMKERIGEVFDGTISAVTGFGIFVALDTIYVEGLVHVSDLGEDYFQFDNVKHQMLGERTGQRFRLGDRVRVKLVRADLESNKIDFVLVRTDGSSAARKSMGRKAPEARERNQEKPVGKATVKVATKKSVSKTAGKRTAKPDARPPAKKAAKRR, encoded by the coding sequence ATGTCAATTAAAAAATTATCAAAAATCCGCCGTGCCGATCCGTTCTTCGAGCGTGAATCCCTCCGTTATGAACAACCGTTGCCGTCCCGTGAATACGTTTCCCAGGTGTTGACCGACGAGGCCCGGCCGCTGGGGCTCGTCGAGTTGATTGAATTGCTGGATATTTCCGAAAGCGAGCGCGAGATGTTCCAGCGCCGCCTGGGGGCCATGGAACGCGAGGGCCAGCTGCTGCGCAACCGCAAGGGGGCTTATATCTTGCCCGAGCGGGCCAGCCTGACAGCGGGGAGAATTCAAGGTCACCCGGATGGTTACGGTTTTCTAGTGCCGGATGACGGTAGTCCCGACATCTTTCTCGACCAGCGCCAGATGGGCAAGGTTTTGCATGGCGACCGCGCCCTGGTGCGGATCATGGGCCTGGACCGCAAGGGGCGGCCGGAGGGCAGTATTGTCGAGGTCACCGAACGGGTCAACAGCAAGGTTGTCGGCCGTGTATTTGTCGAGCACGGCGTCGTTTTCGTGGTTCCCGAGAACCGCCGTATCGCGCAGGACATCCTGGTGCCACCGGAGAAGAAGGCCAAGACAAAACCGGAGTCCGGGCAGGTGGTGATGGTCGAGATCATCGAGCAGCCCAGCAAGTTTTCGCAGCCGATCGGGCGCATCATTGAAGTGCTGGGCAACTATGCCGATCCTGGCATGGAAATCGAGATCGCGCTGCGCAAGCATGATTTGCCCTTCGAGTTCTCGAAGAAGGCATTGGAAGAAAACAAGGCCTTGCCGGACAAGGTCAAGAAAGCCGATCTGGCCGGGCGCGAGGATCTGCGCGAGTTGCCGCTGGTGACCATCGACGGCGAGACGGCACGCGATTTCGACGATGCCGTCTATTGCGAGAAGAAGGGGCGGGGCTGGCGGCTAGTCGTCGCGATTGCCGACGTCTCGCATTACGTGCGGCCGGGTATGGCGCTCGACAAGGAAGCCCTGGAGCGCGGCAACTCGGTGTATTTCCCGCGCCGCGTCATCCCCATGCTGCCGGAGAAACTGTCCAACGGCATCTGCTCGTTGAACCCGGATGTTGAGCGCATGGCCATGGTTTGTGACATGGCGATCAGCGCCGCCGGCAAGATCGGCGAGTACCGGTTCTACCCGGCGGTCTTCCGCTCGCATGCCCGGCTGACCTACAACCTGGTCTGGTCATGGCTGTCCGGCGAGGCGAAACCGGAAAGTGACATCCACAAGGCTCTGCAGCCGCACCTGAAAAATCTTTACAAGCTCTTCCAGGCCCTGCACAAGGCGCGCAGCACGCGCGGTGCGATCGACTTCGAGACGACCGAAACGCAAATGCTGTTCAATGCCGAGGGCAAGATCGAGAACATCGTGCCGGTCGTCCGCAACGACGCACACCGGGTTATCGAAGAGTGCATGCTGGCGGCCAATGTCTGCGCCTCGGACTTCCTCGCTGCGCACAAGCAGACCTGTCTGTACCGGGTGCATGCGGCGCCCTCCGACGAGAAGCTGACCAACCTGCGCGCCTTCCTCGGCGAATTCGGGATGGCGCTGGGTGGCGGTGACGACCCACGGGCCAAGGACTACGCGGTGCTGCTTGAGAAGATCAAGCTGCGCCCGGATTTCCAGCTCTTGCAGACCGTGATGCTGCGCTCGCTGAAGCAGGCGATGTACAGCCCGGACAATGTCGGCCATTTCGGTCTGGCCTACGAGCACTACACGCACTTCACCTCGCCGATCCGGCGCTACCCTGACTTGCTGGTGCATCGCGCGATCAAGGCCGTGCTGGCCAAGGAAACCTACACGCCGACCAGCAGCTGGGACGATATCGGCCTCCAGTGCTCGTCAACCGAACGGCGGGCCGACGAGGCGACGCGCGATGTCGAGAACTGGCTGAAATGCTTCTTTATGAAGGAGCGCATCGGCGAGGTCTTCGACGGCACCATCTCGGCGGTGACGGGCTTCGGCATCTTCGTGGCGCTCGATACGATCTACGTCGAAGGCCTGGTTCATGTTTCGGATCTGGGTGAGGATTACTTCCAGTTCGACAACGTCAAGCACCAGATGCTGGGTGAGCGAACCGGGCAGCGTTTCCGACTGGGGGACCGGGTGCGGGTCAAGCTGGTGCGGGCCGATCTCGAGTCCAACAAGATCGATTTCGTCCTGGTCAGGACGGATGGCAGCTCGGCAGCGCGCAAGTCGATGGGCCGGAAGGCGCCGGAAGCGCGGGAGCGTAATCAGGAGAAGCCGGTGGGTAAGGCGACGGTCAAAGTGGCCACCAAGAAGAGTGTGTCCAAAACTGCTGGCAAACGGACGGCAAAGCCGGACGCTCGGCCACCGGCAAAGAAGGCGGCCAAGCGGCGCTGA
- a CDS encoding MBL fold metallo-hydrolase, whose protein sequence is MNRRRFLQHSAAFSALGALEFAPWQTLAAVAREVDDFVRGPAVKDHPLRQIAPHVWMIFSPDGFPTPENQGMMCNITFVDTAKGLVVVDTGASVQIGEMAIRQIRKKFKKPVVAVINTHYHGDHWLGNHAYVEAYGDALPLYSHPGTIRAIEGVQGKLWRTLMEQWTNQATLGTRVVPPQLPLENGAELKFGDVTLRIHHLGVVHTPYDLCVEVLEDRVMLIGDVAMDRRIANMDDGSYVGTLKAYDTLEKTGSRIWLPGHGEPGAKVLQWNRELFEGIYRTCERAIRDGLPLEEAKPLVLKDPRVASRARDTKGFESNIGKYVNLAFLEAEAAGF, encoded by the coding sequence ATGAATCGACGCCGTTTTCTCCAGCATTCCGCCGCCTTTTCGGCCCTGGGGGCACTCGAGTTCGCCCCTTGGCAAACGCTTGCCGCCGTCGCCCGTGAAGTCGATGACTTCGTTCGCGGGCCCGCCGTCAAGGATCACCCGCTGCGCCAGATAGCACCGCATGTCTGGATGATCTTTTCGCCGGACGGTTTCCCGACGCCGGAAAATCAGGGAATGATGTGCAACATCACTTTCGTCGACACCGCCAAGGGGCTGGTCGTCGTCGATACCGGCGCTTCGGTGCAGATCGGCGAAATGGCCATACGGCAGATCCGGAAGAAATTCAAGAAACCGGTCGTCGCTGTCATCAATACCCACTATCACGGTGACCACTGGCTGGGCAACCATGCCTATGTCGAGGCCTACGGCGATGCCCTGCCGCTCTATTCCCACCCCGGCACCATCCGGGCGATCGAGGGAGTCCAGGGCAAGCTGTGGCGCACCCTGATGGAGCAGTGGACCAATCAGGCAACCCTCGGCACCCGCGTTGTGCCGCCCCAACTGCCACTGGAGAACGGGGCCGAACTGAAATTCGGCGATGTCACGCTGCGCATCCATCATCTCGGCGTCGTGCACACCCCTTACGATCTCTGCGTCGAGGTGCTCGAAGATCGCGTGATGCTGATTGGCGATGTCGCCATGGACCGCCGCATCGCCAATATGGACGACGGTTCCTACGTCGGGACACTGAAGGCCTACGACACGCTGGAAAAAACCGGCAGCCGCATCTGGCTGCCCGGCCACGGCGAACCCGGCGCTAAGGTTCTGCAATGGAACCGCGAACTGTTCGAAGGCATCTACCGGACCTGCGAACGCGCCATCCGGGATGGCCTGCCGCTCGAGGAAGCCAAGCCCCTGGTCCTCAAGGATCCGCGCGTTGCCAGCCGGGCCCGAGATACCAAGGGCTTCGAGAGCAATATCGGCAAGTACGTCAACCTGGCCTTCCTCGAAGCCGAGGCCGCCGGTTTCTGA
- the hfq gene encoding RNA chaperone Hfq has translation MSNKGQLLQDPFLNALRREHVPVSIYLVNGIKLQGQVESFDQYVVLLKNTVTQMVYKHAISTVVPARPVNLQQEQAAEQ, from the coding sequence ATGAGCAATAAAGGGCAACTCTTACAAGACCCCTTCCTCAACGCTCTCCGTCGAGAGCATGTTCCCGTCTCAATCTACCTGGTGAACGGGATCAAATTGCAGGGCCAGGTTGAGTCCTTCGATCAGTACGTTGTACTGTTGAAGAACACGGTTACCCAGATGGTATACAAGCATGCCATCTCGACGGTGGTTCCGGCTCGCCCGGTCAACCTCCAGCAAGAACAGGCGGCGGAACAATAA
- the hflC gene encoding protease modulator HflC, with protein sequence MSPRINLLGAVAATVLVVMAMSIFTVDQRLYALVFQLGEVKRVITEPGLNFKIPMVQNVRYFEKRIITLDNADPERFITSEKKNVLVDSYIKWRIVDPSLYYISVGGDETRARTRLNQTVNAGLREEFGKRTVHDVVSGERDKIMEQMREKADADARKIGVQIVDVRLKRVELPTEVSDAVYRRMEAERKRVANELRSEGSAEAEKIRADADRQREIIIADAYRDAQKIKGEGDAKASAIYAGAFSANPEFYAFYRSLEAYRGSFKNKNDVLVVEPSSDFFKYMKSLGRGNDKGK encoded by the coding sequence ATGAGTCCGCGTATCAATCTGTTAGGTGCCGTTGCTGCCACCGTGCTGGTGGTCATGGCGATGTCGATCTTTACCGTCGATCAGCGTCTTTACGCGCTGGTTTTCCAGCTGGGCGAAGTCAAGCGGGTGATTACCGAACCGGGTCTGAATTTCAAGATTCCGATGGTCCAGAACGTCCGCTATTTCGAGAAGCGCATCATCACGCTCGATAACGCCGACCCGGAACGCTTCATTACTTCTGAGAAGAAGAATGTTCTGGTCGACTCCTATATCAAGTGGCGCATCGTCGATCCCAGCCTCTACTACATTTCGGTGGGCGGCGATGAAACGCGGGCCAGGACGCGCCTGAACCAGACGGTCAACGCCGGTTTGCGCGAGGAATTCGGCAAGCGGACGGTGCATGACGTGGTTTCCGGCGAACGCGACAAGATCATGGAACAGATGCGCGAAAAGGCCGATGCCGACGCCCGCAAGATCGGCGTCCAGATCGTCGACGTCCGCCTGAAGCGGGTTGAACTGCCGACCGAGGTCAGCGATGCGGTCTATCGCCGGATGGAGGCGGAGCGCAAACGCGTCGCCAACGAACTGCGTTCGGAAGGTTCGGCCGAGGCTGAGAAAATCCGTGCCGATGCTGATCGTCAGCGCGAAATCATCATTGCCGATGCCTACCGCGACGCGCAGAAGATCAAGGGCGAAGGCGATGCCAAGGCTTCGGCGATCTATGCCGGGGCGTTCAGTGCAAATCCCGAGTTCTACGCCTTCTATCGCAGCCTCGAGGCCTATCGCGGCAGTTTCAAAAACAAAAACGATGTACTGGTGGTCGAGCCGAGTTCCGATTTCTTCAAGTATATGAAAAGCCTCGGTCGTGGTAACGACAAGGGCAAATGA
- a CDS encoding adenylosuccinate synthase, whose translation MAKNVIVVGTQWGDEGKGKIVDWLTDHASGVVRFQGGHNAGHTLVVGEQVYKLNLVPSGIVRDGVDCYIGNGVVLDIHHLLSEIAELEKGGIDVRSRLKISPGCPLILPYHSAIDQAREGAKAEDKKIGTTGKGIGPTYEDKVSRRGLRVYDLFHPERFAEKLKEVLEYHNFVLTQYFKAPAVDYQTVLDQAMADAEQIRPMVTDVSAALYAANQAGQNLLFEGAQGTLLDIDHGTYPFVTSSNCVAGQASAGAGIGPGMLHYVLGITKAYCTRVGGGPFPSELDIDTEGVPGYQMSQVGREFGTVTGRKRRCGWFDAAALRRSGRINGLTGLCITKLDVLDGLKELSICTGYKLDGKVLDLLPIGADEVARCEPIYETMPGWTGTTFGVKRWEDLPVNAQAYLNRLEVLCEVPIAIVSTGPERDETILKEHPFN comes from the coding sequence ATGGCCAAGAATGTCATCGTGGTGGGCACCCAGTGGGGTGACGAGGGGAAGGGCAAGATCGTCGACTGGCTGACCGACCACGCCAGTGGTGTGGTGCGTTTTCAGGGCGGCCACAACGCCGGTCATACGCTGGTCGTCGGCGAACAGGTGTACAAGCTGAATCTGGTGCCTTCCGGCATCGTGCGCGATGGGGTGGACTGCTACATCGGCAACGGCGTGGTGCTCGACATCCATCACCTGCTGTCGGAAATCGCCGAGCTGGAAAAAGGCGGCATCGACGTCCGTTCGCGCCTCAAGATCAGCCCGGGCTGTCCGCTCATCCTGCCTTACCACTCGGCCATCGACCAGGCGCGTGAGGGAGCGAAGGCCGAGGACAAGAAGATCGGCACGACCGGCAAGGGCATTGGCCCGACTTATGAAGACAAGGTTTCGCGCCGCGGCCTGCGTGTCTATGACCTGTTCCACCCGGAACGTTTCGCCGAGAAGCTCAAGGAAGTCCTGGAGTACCACAACTTCGTGCTGACCCAGTATTTCAAGGCGCCGGCCGTCGATTACCAGACTGTGCTTGATCAGGCGATGGCAGATGCCGAGCAGATCCGGCCGATGGTGACCGATGTTTCCGCCGCGCTCTATGCCGCCAATCAGGCCGGTCAGAACCTGCTGTTCGAAGGTGCCCAGGGGACGCTGCTCGACATCGATCACGGCACCTATCCGTTTGTCACGTCCTCCAACTGTGTGGCCGGTCAGGCGTCAGCCGGCGCCGGCATCGGTCCGGGCATGCTGCATTACGTTCTGGGTATCACCAAGGCCTACTGCACCCGTGTCGGTGGCGGTCCTTTCCCGAGCGAGCTAGATATCGACACCGAAGGCGTGCCGGGTTACCAGATGTCGCAGGTCGGTCGCGAATTTGGTACGGTGACCGGGCGCAAGCGCCGCTGCGGCTGGTTCGATGCCGCCGCACTGCGTCGTTCGGGCCGGATCAACGGCCTCACAGGCTTGTGCATCACCAAACTGGATGTGCTGGATGGTCTTAAGGAACTCAGCATCTGTACCGGCTACAAGCTCGACGGCAAGGTACTTGACCTGCTGCCGATCGGCGCCGATGAGGTCGCCCGTTGTGAGCCGATTTACGAAACCATGCCCGGCTGGACGGGCACGACCTTTGGCGTCAAGCGTTGGGAAGACCTGCCGGTCAATGCCCAGGCCTACCTGAATCGTCTGGAAGTCCTCTGCGAAGTGCCGATCGCCATCGTGTCGACCGGCCCCGAGCGCGACGAGACCATCCTCAAGGAGCATCCCTTCAACTGA
- a CDS encoding thioredoxin fold domain-containing protein, whose product MLPAPGFGAELPPAVDLRNEAKQAFRQGGPLIILFSRDDCKYCATVKRDYLKPLASHPRYRTWVLVRQINQDSSAALIDFRGEATTHGGFADREKIKLFPVVAFYGPEGKRLAAPIVGARLPDFYQSYLDDAIEQSIAALRGR is encoded by the coding sequence ATGCTGCCGGCGCCGGGATTCGGCGCCGAGCTGCCGCCCGCCGTGGATTTGCGCAACGAGGCCAAACAGGCCTTCCGCCAGGGCGGGCCGTTGATCATTCTGTTCAGCCGTGATGACTGCAAATACTGTGCAACGGTCAAGCGCGACTATCTGAAACCGCTGGCCAGCCACCCGCGCTATCGCACCTGGGTGCTGGTCCGCCAGATCAACCAGGACAGTTCGGCCGCCCTGATCGATTTCCGCGGGGAAGCGACCACCCACGGCGGCTTTGCTGATCGCGAAAAGATCAAACTGTTTCCGGTCGTCGCCTTTTACGGTCCGGAGGGGAAGCGCCTGGCTGCCCCGATCGTCGGCGCCCGGCTTCCCGACTTCTACCAGAGCTACCTGGACGACGCCATCGAGCAGTCAATCGCCGCGCTGCGCGGCCGTTAG
- a CDS encoding DUF2065 domain-containing protein: MTSTILLAFALMLVLEGAMPFIAPAAWRETFRRLIQFSDGQIRFVGLTSMLIGLVLLVLFS; encoded by the coding sequence ATGACATCGACCATCCTGCTTGCCTTCGCGCTGATGCTGGTGCTCGAAGGTGCCATGCCTTTTATTGCGCCGGCGGCTTGGCGTGAAACCTTTCGCCGCCTCATTCAATTCTCGGACGGGCAGATTCGCTTCGTTGGTCTGACCTCGATGCTGATCGGGCTCGTCCTTTTAGTCCTTTTCTCATGA
- a CDS encoding bacteriohemerythrin codes for MADHGLHLMAEAPVAMATKEPDGWLANVDLPPELVTGHQVIDAEHRLLLSSISGLRRICVDQVNCPHCGNCQESARKHCEMQLVAMLGDVLSFVLDHFKTEEAIMRDSLLKLVDRELCEAHMEDHAAISGKVQEIVAALDPMNNVGLIRELDCLLSRWIINHIALHDMQLVHWVEREDSVLRQINPNAR; via the coding sequence ATGGCAGATCACGGTTTGCACTTGATGGCGGAAGCACCGGTGGCGATGGCCACCAAAGAACCAGATGGCTGGTTGGCGAATGTCGACCTGCCGCCTGAGCTGGTTACAGGGCATCAGGTCATCGATGCCGAACACCGCCTCCTGCTCTCCAGCATATCCGGCTTGCGCCGGATATGCGTCGATCAAGTCAATTGCCCGCATTGCGGCAATTGCCAGGAGTCGGCACGCAAACATTGCGAAATGCAACTCGTGGCCATGCTCGGCGATGTCCTTTCCTTCGTTCTCGATCACTTCAAGACCGAAGAAGCCATCATGCGGGATTCGTTGCTGAAACTGGTCGATCGCGAACTCTGTGAGGCACATATGGAGGACCACGCGGCGATTTCCGGCAAAGTGCAGGAAATTGTCGCGGCGCTTGATCCGATGAACAACGTCGGGCTGATCCGCGAACTCGATTGCCTGCTCTCCCGCTGGATCATCAATCATATTGCGCTGCATGACATGCAGCTGGTGCACTGGGTCGAGCGCGAAGACTCCGTCCTCCGTCAGATCAACCCAAACGCGCGTTGA
- a CDS encoding cytochrome c, with translation MRLPITAFIALLALPALAEEPWGKVDLDAAKPLHDKACQSCHTKMYGGDGSKMYTRDGRMLSNQLELLQRVASCNAMVSAGWFPEEEGSVAAWLNKHYYHFEN, from the coding sequence ATGCGCCTGCCCATCACCGCATTCATCGCCCTGCTCGCCTTGCCAGCCCTGGCCGAGGAACCCTGGGGCAAGGTCGATCTTGATGCAGCCAAACCGCTGCATGACAAGGCCTGCCAAAGCTGCCACACGAAGATGTATGGCGGCGACGGAAGCAAAATGTACACCCGCGATGGCCGCATGCTGTCGAACCAGCTGGAACTGCTGCAACGCGTCGCATCCTGCAACGCGATGGTCAGCGCCGGCTGGTTCCCCGAGGAGGAAGGCAGTGTCGCGGCCTGGTTGAACAAACACTATTACCACTTTGAAAACTGA
- the hflX gene encoding GTPase HflX: protein MTERPAAGERAVIVQLDFGQPDLEDQLKEVRLLAESAGGIVVAEVFGRRHSPDPKTFAGKGKVQEIAAMLAAGDSDLVIFNHELSPAQERNLERELKCRVIDRTSLILDIFALRASSAEGKLQVELAQLEHLSTRLVRGWTHLERQRGGIGMRGPGETQLETDRRLLGNRVKLLKERLEKLSRQRGVQRKARRRGDTLNVSLVGYTNAGKSTLFNALTHAGVFAADQLFATLDTTARKLWIEGAGNIVISDTVGFIRDLPHSLVDAFHATLEAAIDADVLLHVVDSASHARDEQIYEVKKVLEEIGAGQMRQVIVWNKIDLTDAAPGVERDEYGNIARVRVSARSGVGLDLLRESLAEYARAKAEARRKALADAEHEAQHDYTN from the coding sequence ATGACTGAACGACCCGCCGCCGGTGAACGTGCGGTGATCGTGCAGCTTGATTTTGGCCAACCGGACCTCGAGGATCAACTGAAAGAAGTTCGCCTGCTGGCTGAATCGGCCGGCGGCATAGTGGTTGCGGAAGTTTTTGGCCGTCGTCATAGTCCCGATCCCAAAACCTTTGCCGGTAAAGGCAAGGTGCAGGAGATTGCAGCGATGCTGGCTGCTGGCGACTCCGATCTGGTGATTTTCAATCACGAACTGTCGCCGGCCCAGGAACGTAATCTTGAACGCGAACTCAAATGTCGCGTGATTGACCGGACCAGTCTGATTCTCGATATCTTCGCCCTGCGCGCTTCCAGCGCCGAGGGTAAATTGCAGGTTGAACTGGCCCAGCTTGAACATTTGTCGACCCGCCTGGTGCGGGGCTGGACTCACCTGGAGCGGCAGCGGGGCGGTATCGGTATGCGCGGGCCTGGCGAAACACAGCTTGAAACCGACCGCCGCTTGCTCGGCAATCGGGTCAAATTGCTCAAGGAGCGACTGGAAAAACTTTCGCGCCAGCGCGGTGTGCAGCGCAAGGCGCGTCGGCGTGGCGACACCCTCAACGTCTCGCTGGTTGGCTACACCAATGCCGGCAAATCGACGTTGTTCAATGCCTTGACCCATGCCGGTGTCTTTGCAGCCGACCAGTTGTTCGCGACCCTGGATACCACGGCGCGCAAGCTGTGGATCGAGGGAGCGGGCAATATCGTGATTTCCGATACCGTTGGCTTCATCCGCGATCTGCCTCACTCTCTGGTCGATGCTTTTCATGCCACGCTGGAGGCCGCTATCGACGCAGATGTCCTGTTGCATGTAGTGGATAGCGCCAGTCATGCCCGTGACGAGCAAATTTATGAAGTCAAGAAGGTGCTCGAGGAAATCGGTGCCGGCCAGATGCGCCAGGTCATCGTCTGGAACAAGATCGACCTGACCGATGCCGCGCCGGGAGTCGAGCGCGACGAGTATGGTAATATCGCGCGCGTTCGCGTCAGTGCGCGCTCGGGAGTTGGCCTGGATTTGCTGCGGGAATCACTGGCCGAATATGCACGAGCAAAGGCTGAGGCAAGGCGGAAGGCGCTGGCCGACGCCGAGCACGAAGCCCAACACGACTACACTAATTGA